CACCGCTGAACCGAATCTGCTGTGCCTCGCGATCTATTTGCGCTACTGCAACAGCGGCTCCCCGCGTTTTCCGCAAAGTCCCGTGTAGGCCTTCGATGCAGTCGGCCACAGTCTCCGCCCGATTCTTCCGGAACCAACCTGTGGCTTCGACGGCCGCTTCATGTGCGCTCGGGCCATGGCCCAATCCATCGACCAGGAGGATCCATTGTCGACTGCCACTCGAGAGTTGTGCCCAACCATCTCCGTTGACGATTTCACCATGCTTCGGACGAGATATCACACCGCACTCGAACTCTCCCTCGTTCTTGGTTGTCGATAACCGCGACACAATCGCCGTTCCCTTATGCGGTCGCGAATATATATCAAACAGCGACGACATCCGCCGAATCGCACCAAGCCCTGTACCCGACGTTCCCGATGTCGAAAAACCGTCCGACAAGCAAGTGCTCACGTCCTGCATGCCCGGTCCTTTGTCTATGCCGATCACCTCAATGCCATTCTCGAGTTCACGTAACAGCAGTTCGCCGCCCTTGCCATGCTTTATCAGGTTGGTAGCCGCTTCAGACGCAATCAAAGCGGCACGGCCGGCCTCCGTATCATTGAGCCCGGCATTGCTGGCCAGTTGCAACGCTCGTCGCCGGGCATGGCTGACCTCGGCTTCTTCCCGAACTGAAATTGAGATTTGATGATTTATCGGCACTACTTCCACCGGGTGATAACGACTTTAGTTCCTTCTCCGACTTTTGAGCTGATGTGGAACTCGCTCATCAGTCGCTTCGCTCCGCTAAGACCCAGTCCCAGACCAGAGCCGGTTGTATAACCGTCTTTCAAAGCAAGTTGAATATCCGGAATGCCGGGGCCCTGATCTTCAAAGCTTAGGCGTAGGCCTCGTCGGGTGCCCTCGTTTAACACTTCGATGCTGATAATTCCGCCGCCGCCGTAATCGACCGTGTTGCGCGCCAGTTCGCTCGCGGCCGTCACAATCTTCGTCTGGTCCACCAGGCTGAATCCCAGTTGCGATGCGTGCGCGCGCACCGTTTGCCGGATGATCAAAATGTCTCCGGAATTTCGTACTGGCAGTTTTTCAGGAACGACGGGTGTCACGTGATACCCTCACCCTGCTCGTCGTGGCAGTAGCTCGCAGCAATTCCATCCCTTTTTCGACATTCAGCGCCGTACGAACTCCGGGCATTGATAGTCCAAGTTCAACCAGAGTGATCGCCACCGCCGGACGCATTCCCACGACTACCGTCTCTGCATCCATGATTCGTGCCATTGCGGCGATGTTGCTGATCATCCTGCCGATGAATGAATCCACAATCTCCAGGCTGGAAATGTCGATAAGTACCCCGTGCGCGCCGGTCTCCGAAATTCGCGCCGTCAGGTCTTCCTGCAGAGCGAGCGCCAGCCGGTCATGCATGTCCACCTGGATCGAAACCAGCAGGTACTCTCCCATTTTTAAAATTGGTATTCGTTCCATGTCACCTTTTCGCTATGCGTTTCGAGTACTGATTTGCAGTCCGGTGCGCAACAACGCCACCGCAAACGCGTCGGCCAAGCTGGCTTTCGTCGTAACGTCGCCCAGGCCCACGCCAAGATGAACAATGGTTTGTGCTATCTGCGGACGGATACCGCTGATGATGCAGTCCGCGCCCATCAGCCTCGCCGCTGTCACCGTTTTGATCAGATGCTGGGCAACCAGAGTGTCCACTGTCGGGACACCGGTAATGTCGATGATCGCCACTCCCGACCCGGTCTCTACGATCTTTTCCAGCAGCGTTTCCATCACAACCTGCGTGCGTGCGCTATCAAGCGTCCCGATCAGCGGCAGTGCCAGGATGCCCTCCCACAACTTCACAACTGGGGTCGAAAGTTCCAGCATCTCCTGCTGCTGCATGCGGATAACTTCTTCCCGCGATTCCTGGTAAACCTCCGTCGTGAATAAGCCTAGTTCGTCCAGTCCTAGGTTGCTGCGCCAAGTCTCTTCCGCCAGATCAAGCGGCTTCGACGCAAGGTCTTTCCTTAATTGCTCAAACAGGGGCTGTTTGAATGAAAAGACGAATGTCGCGACCTGCGACGGCGTAAAGCCCTGCTGGACCCGTGTGCGGGTGACGTCGCGCAGAAACTCCTTGATCGGAGACCAGTGCGATTGGTGAAGGTCGCCGAGATCACCCTTCTGCGCCGCTTCCTGTAAAAGGCGAATAAACTGGGTACATTGCTCCCTAAACTCTTTCTCCCCAATCAGTTCTGAACGCCTGGTGGAAGACGGCATCTGTTGCATCCAACTGTTGAGAATTTCCGCTTCGTGCTGTCTCAAAACGTCGGCAATTCGACTCAAGACGGTACTCCTTGCGTGTTTGGTTGTGGGTTCGTGAAAAAAGAGATTGGTCCGACCGACTGACTGGGCCTGGTCCTGCGAGCAGTTTGGATTATAGCAACGAATTTTTGCCGATTCCAAACCGCTAACACAGCTGTTATTCTGTACCGGCGTTAGCTTAGATGCAAAAATCTCAGAATCCGAACACAATTCTCATCGTTGATGACAACGAAGTGCACCGGTACGCCCTTTCCCGGCTGCTTCAATCGCGGAATTATGGCGTCCTGATCGCCGCGAACGGTAGCCAGGCTTTGGAAGCGGTGAAGCAGTCCCCTTCCATGGTCCTGATGGATATACACCTTCCTGACACCACTGGCTACAAGGTACTGGAAGAGCTCCGTAGCCGTCCCGAAACTGCATCCCTGCCTGTCATTCTGATGAGCGCTACCGAACCTGCCCCTCAGGCACGCAACACCGCCGCCTCTCTTGGAGTTCAGTCTTTCCTGACCCTGCCCGTCAGCCCCGATGACCTTTGGATCGTCATCGAAGCCACCCTCCGCAGACAACAACGCCGGACCACTTAGTCCGGCGCCATTGCTTTCCCGACTTCTATCGACTTCTAGTCCGCCGAAACGTACTCCGGTTGCTGCCGTGACGTAGTGCTCTTCGATTTTCCAAAGCGTCTCCGGAAGAACCCTTGCAGGCGCTCCATGTAGATGTAAAACACCGGCGTAATGAACAGCGTCAGTAACTGGGACACCACCAGGCCGCCTACGACTGCCAGGCCCAGCGGACGCCTCGACTCCGCACCTGCGCCATATCCAAGGGCGATGGGCAGCGTACCCATCAGGGCTGCCATCGTGGTCATCATGATCGGACGGAAGCGAACCAGCGCGCCGTGATAGATAGCCTCTTCGGCAGGCTGCCCGGAACGCTGCGATTCGAGGGCGAAGTCGATCATCATGATGGCGTTCTTCTTCACGATACCGACCAGCATGATGATGCCCACGAACGAATACAAATTCAGGTCGACATTAAACAACTTGAGCGTAATAAGCGCGCCCATACCGGCCGCCGGAAGTCCCGAAAGAATCGTAATCGGGTGAATGAAGCTCTCGTACAGGATTCCCAGCACGATATAAATCACCGCAATCGCCATCACGAGTAGTAGGCCGAGCCCGCGGAACGAGGACTGGAACGCTTGCGCGGTACCCTGAAAACTCGTGGTGATCGTGTCCGGCAGAACTTCGGTTGCGACCTTATTCACCTGGTCCACTGCCTGACCCAGCGGTGTTCCGGGCTTCAGGTTGAATGACAACGTCACCGCGGGCAGTTGCCCTAGGTGGTTAATCGTCATGGGCCCCAGGCTCTTGGTGATCTTTGCCACCGTAGACACCGGGATCAACTGCCCCGTCGATCCTCCACCGCTGCCAGTATTGCCTTGGGCATTCGGCATCTGCAAGGAAGGATTGTTCGACGCCGGTACACTGCTGCGGATATACAGCATCGAAAGCGCAGTCGGATCCAGTTGGTACTCCGGCTGCAGTTCCATGATCACGCGATAAGCATTGTTCGGCGCGTATATCGTCGAAATCTGTCTCGAACCGTAAGCCGTATAAAGCGCGTCTTCTATCTGTTGCGCGGAAAGGCCCAGCGCCGCCGCCTTGTCCCGGTCGATATCAATATTCACCTGCGGGTTCTTCAACTGCAGGTCGCTTGTCACGTCCTGCAATCCCGGAATCTTCCTCAGCTCTTCTTCCAGCTTCGGAGCCGATTGATAGAGTTGATCCGTATCCGGCCCCTGCAACGTGAACTGATATTGGCTCTTGGTCATCTGACCACCGATACGGATCGGCGGAGGATTCTGCATGTAGACGTTGATGCCCGGTACTTTGGCAATCACCGGCCGCAGCCTTTGCATGATCTCGTCAACGTGCGGGCGTTCTTCACGCGGGATGAAGCGCATCACCATCATGCCCGAGTTGCTGGCCCCGCGGCCCGCGATCGTCATGAAGCTGTTGATGTACTTCCCTTCCGGTGAGTTCAGGACGGCCTTCGATACGTCTACCTGGTGCGCCGCCATGTCCTTGAACGAAATACCCTGCGGACCTTCTGTAGCCGCATAGATCTGTCCCTGGTCTTCGCTCGGCAGGAATCCCGTCGGCATGCTGCGGAACAACATAACCGTCACGACGATCAGCACCATCGACAGCACCATCGTTGCGAATCGATGACGCAGCACGAATTGCAGAGTATGGTCGTAGCCCTTCAGCAGGCCGTCGAAGAACCGTTCCAGGACCATGTACATCCGGCCGTGCTTGACTTCCTTGCTGTGACCGTTCCCCTTCAACAGACGGCTGCACATCATCGGCGTCAGGCTTAGAGATACGAAGCCGGAAACCAAAATCGCCGCCGCAATCGTTACTGCGAACTCATGCAGCAACCGCCCCACGATGCCACCCATGAACAGGAAGGGCAGGAACACCGCCGCCAGTGAGATCGTCATCGACACGATCGTGAATCCGATTTCGCGCGATCCTCTCAACGCCGCCTGCATCGGGCCTTCGCCCATTTCCATGTGGCGGACGATGTTCTCCAGCATCACGATTGCGTCGTCCACCACGAACCCCACCGACAACGTCAACGCCATCAATGACAAGTTGTCGAGCGAATACCCAAGCTGGTACATCACCGCGAATGTCGCGATGATCGAAAACGGCAGCGCAAGACTTGGAATAATCGTCGCCGACAGGTTCCTCAGGAAGAGGAAGATAACCAGGATCACCAGTACCAGAGACAGGTACAGCGTGAACTTCACATCCTCAACCGACTCGCGAATCGATTTCGAGCGGTCGTACATGATGTCCAGGCTCACCGCTGCCGGCATCTGCGACCTGAAACCCGGTAGCAGCTTCCGGATGTTGTCCACCACTTCCACCGTGTTCGTGCCCGGCTGCTTTTGTACCGCCAGCACCATCGCGCGGTTCAGGTTGTGGTCTTCTTTCGCAAACCACGTCGCTGTCTTGTCGTTTTCTACCGAATCGAAAACGTTCCCTAGCTGCTCCAGTCGGATCGGCTTGCCGTTGCGATAAGCAACAATCAGCGGACGGTACTGATCGGCACTCGTCAGCTGTCCATTAGCTTGCACGACATACGCCTGCTTCGATCCCCACAGTGTGCCGGTCGGAAGATTGACATTTCCCTTCTGCACCGCTGCCGATACTTCATCGATGCCCACTTGCGCGCTCGCCAGTTTCCGCGGATCCAGTTGCGCTCGCACCGCGTACTTTTGCGCGCCGTAGACGTTCACCTGCGCCACGCCGCTCACCATCGAAATGCGCTGGCCGATCAGGGTCTCCGCGTATTCATTCACGTCGGACAGCCGCATCGTCGGCGAACTTACCGCCATATATAGGATGGGCTGGTCCGCCGGGTTCACTTTCTGATACGACGGCGGTGCGGGCATATCGCGCGGAAGATCGCGTTGCGACTTCGCAATCATCGACTGCACGTCCTGTGCCGCCGCATCGATGTTGCGGTCCAGCGCGAACTGCAGCGTAATCGACGTGCTTCCCAACTGGCTCGTGGACGTCATCTGGTCCACGCCGGCAATCGTCGAGAACTGCTTTTCCAGTGGTGTTGCCACCGCCGATGCCATCGTCTCCGGACTTGCGCCCGGCAGGCTGGCGTTCACCTGGATCGTCGGAAAATCCACGTTCGGTAGGTCGCTCACCGGAAGCTGTTCGTACGCCAGGATGCCGAATACGAGAATCGCGATCATGACCAGCGTCGTCATGACCGGACGGCGAATAAATAGTTCCGCTATGTTCATGAACCGCTTCCTTGCGTCACCGCTGCCGGCTGTTCCGCAGCCGAGGTAGGCTTGTTGGACAGTTCGATCTTTGCCCCCGGAACCAGCCGGACTTGACCATCCGTCACAACTGTTTCACCCGGTTGAAGACCCGAATGCACAACCGAAACTTTGTCGTTGCCTCTGTCGATCGAAACGTTTCTCAATTCAACGCTCTTGTCGCTCTTTACTACAAAAACGTACTGGCCCTGCTGCCCATTCTGCAGCGCGGCCGTTGGCACCACCACAGCGTTCGGCTCGTTCGCCAATGTGAGCGACACATCTGAAAACGCACCCGGCCACAACCGACGGTCGCCATTCGCGAACTCGCCTTTCAGCCGGATCGTCCCTGTCGCGCTGTCAACCTCGTTATCGATGAACGTTAGCTTTCCGGTCGAAGGCTTCGGATCACCCGCGATCCTTGCTTCCACCGCAAGCTGCTTCTTCGCGTTGAATTGTTTGATCTGGTGCAGTTCGCTCTCAGGCACGGAGAACGTCACATACACCGGCTGGATCTTATTGATAACCACCAGCGCCGGTGTATCGTTCGCCTTCACCATGTTTCCTTCGTGGACGATCAGGTTCCCCGTGCGCCCATCGATCGGCGCGTAAATCTTCGTATACGTCAGCTGTACCTTGGCGTATTCCACGGCGGCCCTATCGGCCTCCACCGCCGCCGCAAAAGTCTCCTGCTGCGTTTGTTGCTGTTCGTACTGTTCGCGGGAAATCACGCCCGCCTTGAACAGCGCGTCGTACCTGGCTGCTTGGGCTTTCGCGTTCGCCAGCGATGCCAGGTCGCGGGCCAGTTGCCCTTCTGCCTTCTTCAGGTCCGCTTCAAGCGGGCGCCGGTCAAGTTCGAACAACAACTGTCCTTTCCTGACGTCATCGCCTTCTTTGAAATGCACGCCGGTTAACTGTCCGGTTACCTGAGTCCTTATCTGTACCGTCGAGAAGGGCTCCACCGTGCCGATCGCCGTCACTTGCAACGGCATGTTGCGTTGCTCCACGTTCGCTACCGTGACCGGCACCGCCGGACGCCCCTGTGGCGCCGCTTCTTTCTTCTGGCACCCCGCAAGTAGTCCAAGACTCAAACAAATCACTGCAAATAAGAAAAAGTGCCGGATGTTTCCGGCCTTATGAAGGGTTTTCATCGTGCTGCTGTCTCCGGGTATCTCGTGCGCTTAATGCCAGTCTTTTTGCTTTTGCTCCGTTGCATTCCACTCAGCCATATATCAACTAGATTGCGAACCACTTCGGAAGGTTCAAACTCTCGCAGGTGCCTACCGCCGAACAATTCCTGGATTTGGAAATGGTACGCAAACATCGCGATGAACGAACGCGCAGCCAATAGCGGATCCATGCTCCGGAACCGGCCAGCTCTCATCCGTTTGCTCATGTATTCGGCCACGATCTCGTGATACTCCACCGCATGCGTTTTGAAGAAACGATCTGAGAGTTCGTGCCGCTCCAGAACGCTGTAGAACAGAAGCCGCGTCAGCTGAACATTGCGGTTCAGGATCTCCCGCGCTACCAGCTCAAGAGTCTCTCGTTCGTCCAGTCCAGCGTTCAAGAGTTCACGCAGGCGTTCGATCTTCCCCCGCATGTCGATGATGCTTTGGATCACGGACCAGTAGAGATCCTCTTTGCTTTCAAAATGTCGGAAGATCAGTGCCTCGTTGATTCCGGCACCTTCGGCGAGCTCACGGGTGGTGGTTCCGGTGAAGCCTTTATCGGCAAACATCTCGCGTGCCACATCGATAATTTGCTGACGTCTGTCCTCTGCCGCAACCCTGATATGTGTCGTGGTGGCCATTGTAAGTAATCACTTACTATCCTCCCCTAGCACGCACATCCATGTCAATTGCGTGACGACCCAAAGGCTGTGATGAGCCGAGATTTTGCAGGGATGGAGATAAGCAAAAACGGCAGCCCTCTTTCGAGTAGCTGCCGTTGCAGATTGGATGGATGATTGAAGCGTTTGCTACTTTCGGAAGCGCCTCACCAGGCCCGTTCCGAGTGAGCCCAATCCGAGCATAGCTAGCAACGGAAGCGGAGAAGCCGTTTGCGGCAACGCACCGGCATTCTGGTCGCTCGACGTGCCGGCGTTCTGGCCGGCTGCGGTAGCGTTCTGGTCCGCCGTGCCTGTCTGGCCCGCATTCGTATCCACGCTACCCTGCGCACCCTGGCTGCCCACGCTGCCCTGCGCAGAGGCGCCGGTCTGATCGTTACCCGTCGACGCCGAACCGCTGGCTCCCGTCTGTGCCATGGACATGCCGGCGGCCAGCAACATCACCGCCATCAGATACAGCAATTTTTTCATCTAG
This region of Terriglobales bacterium genomic DNA includes:
- a CDS encoding response regulator; the protein is MQKSQNPNTILIVDDNEVHRYALSRLLQSRNYGVLIAANGSQALEAVKQSPSMVLMDIHLPDTTGYKVLEELRSRPETASLPVILMSATEPAPQARNTAASLGVQSFLTLPVSPDDLWIVIEATLRRQQRRTT
- a CDS encoding efflux RND transporter periplasmic adaptor subunit is translated as MKTLHKAGNIRHFFLFAVICLSLGLLAGCQKKEAAPQGRPAVPVTVANVEQRNMPLQVTAIGTVEPFSTVQIRTQVTGQLTGVHFKEGDDVRKGQLLFELDRRPLEADLKKAEGQLARDLASLANAKAQAARYDALFKAGVISREQYEQQQTQQETFAAAVEADRAAVEYAKVQLTYTKIYAPIDGRTGNLIVHEGNMVKANDTPALVVINKIQPVYVTFSVPESELHQIKQFNAKKQLAVEARIAGDPKPSTGKLTFIDNEVDSATGTIRLKGEFANGDRRLWPGAFSDVSLTLANEPNAVVVPTAALQNGQQGQYVFVVKSDKSVELRNVSIDRGNDKVSVVHSGLQPGETVVTDGQVRLVPGAKIELSNKPTSAAEQPAAVTQGSGS
- a CDS encoding ATP-binding SpoIIE family protein phosphatase, which translates into the protein MPINHQISISVREEAEVSHARRRALQLASNAGLNDTEAGRAALIASEAATNLIKHGKGGELLLRELENGIEVIGIDKGPGMQDVSTCLSDGFSTSGTSGTGLGAIRRMSSLFDIYSRPHKGTAIVSRLSTTKNEGEFECGVISRPKHGEIVNGDGWAQLSSGSRQWILLVDGLGHGPSAHEAAVEATGWFRKNRAETVADCIEGLHGTLRKTRGAAVAVAQIDREAQQIRFSGVGNIAAALIEGTTIRSMVSHNGILGHEVRRIQEFSYPWNSRTKLVMNSDGLATWHIEKYPGLMQRHPAIVAGVLYRDYWRERDDVTVFVGQEAA
- a CDS encoding STAS domain-containing protein encodes the protein MSRIADVLRQHEAEILNSWMQQMPSSTRRSELIGEKEFREQCTQFIRLLQEAAQKGDLGDLHQSHWSPIKEFLRDVTRTRVQQGFTPSQVATFVFSFKQPLFEQLRKDLASKPLDLAEETWRSNLGLDELGLFTTEVYQESREEVIRMQQQEMLELSTPVVKLWEGILALPLIGTLDSARTQVVMETLLEKIVETGSGVAIIDITGVPTVDTLVAQHLIKTVTAARLMGADCIISGIRPQIAQTIVHLGVGLGDVTTKASLADAFAVALLRTGLQISTRNA
- a CDS encoding anti-sigma regulatory factor; translated protein: MIIRQTVRAHASQLGFSLVDQTKIVTAASELARNTVDYGGGGIISIEVLNEGTRRGLRLSFEDQGPGIPDIQLALKDGYTTGSGLGLGLSGAKRLMSEFHISSKVGEGTKVVITRWK
- a CDS encoding TetR/AcrR family transcriptional regulator, whose amino-acid sequence is MATTTHIRVAAEDRRQQIIDVAREMFADKGFTGTTTRELAEGAGINEALIFRHFESKEDLYWSVIQSIIDMRGKIERLRELLNAGLDERETLELVAREILNRNVQLTRLLFYSVLERHELSDRFFKTHAVEYHEIVAEYMSKRMRAGRFRSMDPLLAARSFIAMFAYHFQIQELFGGRHLREFEPSEVVRNLVDIWLSGMQRSKSKKTGIKRTRYPETAAR
- a CDS encoding STAS domain-containing protein; this encodes MERIPILKMGEYLLVSIQVDMHDRLALALQEDLTARISETGAHGVLIDISSLEIVDSFIGRMISNIAAMARIMDAETVVVGMRPAVAITLVELGLSMPGVRTALNVEKGMELLRATATTSRVRVSRDTRRS
- a CDS encoding efflux RND transporter permease subunit; its protein translation is MNIAELFIRRPVMTTLVMIAILVFGILAYEQLPVSDLPNVDFPTIQVNASLPGASPETMASAVATPLEKQFSTIAGVDQMTSTSQLGSTSITLQFALDRNIDAAAQDVQSMIAKSQRDLPRDMPAPPSYQKVNPADQPILYMAVSSPTMRLSDVNEYAETLIGQRISMVSGVAQVNVYGAQKYAVRAQLDPRKLASAQVGIDEVSAAVQKGNVNLPTGTLWGSKQAYVVQANGQLTSADQYRPLIVAYRNGKPIRLEQLGNVFDSVENDKTATWFAKEDHNLNRAMVLAVQKQPGTNTVEVVDNIRKLLPGFRSQMPAAVSLDIMYDRSKSIRESVEDVKFTLYLSLVLVILVIFLFLRNLSATIIPSLALPFSIIATFAVMYQLGYSLDNLSLMALTLSVGFVVDDAIVMLENIVRHMEMGEGPMQAALRGSREIGFTIVSMTISLAAVFLPFLFMGGIVGRLLHEFAVTIAAAILVSGFVSLSLTPMMCSRLLKGNGHSKEVKHGRMYMVLERFFDGLLKGYDHTLQFVLRHRFATMVLSMVLIVVTVMLFRSMPTGFLPSEDQGQIYAATEGPQGISFKDMAAHQVDVSKAVLNSPEGKYINSFMTIAGRGASNSGMMVMRFIPREERPHVDEIMQRLRPVIAKVPGINVYMQNPPPIRIGGQMTKSQYQFTLQGPDTDQLYQSAPKLEEELRKIPGLQDVTSDLQLKNPQVNIDIDRDKAAALGLSAQQIEDALYTAYGSRQISTIYAPNNAYRVIMELQPEYQLDPTALSMLYIRSSVPASNNPSLQMPNAQGNTGSGGGSTGQLIPVSTVAKITKSLGPMTINHLGQLPAVTLSFNLKPGTPLGQAVDQVNKVATEVLPDTITTSFQGTAQAFQSSFRGLGLLLVMAIAVIYIVLGILYESFIHPITILSGLPAAGMGALITLKLFNVDLNLYSFVGIIMLVGIVKKNAIMMIDFALESQRSGQPAEEAIYHGALVRFRPIMMTTMAALMGTLPIALGYGAGAESRRPLGLAVVGGLVVSQLLTLFITPVFYIYMERLQGFFRRRFGKSKSTTSRQQPEYVSAD